The Episyrphus balteatus chromosome 4, idEpiBalt1.1, whole genome shotgun sequence genome includes a window with the following:
- the LOC129920317 gene encoding uncharacterized protein LOC129920317 — MSARKPLARMESSITTESSEKEQSTTDTPLDAETKVKTSTTENGGKSEIDIKCEMKEIVIKQEKPDVDEVKRVTRNSPTVQTASPFKKNPSDSQEQDSATESIKNEPDEATKEKKDKPITSRGRPSKSSSPSIAPTNRLTRKSAMKDWAANTRLTRARRVSAGITPRPETPPRKKNVSKKQQVEPAAKRKRSISPKNHSEEPEAKIIKTEVPEFDLDSITIKQEFLESSEEMTSDVASDITDMFPAEPSTRISLRARKTTMCYSPTTRVTRKDKTDTRKKRQSRVRPDEDSKDSMASSTIEDDATEATSSIGDISSLSSKTDAVANGTENLTDILLNTSNQIPAAVDDAKTTEMQTDSNEPTSSDQNVEETQSTGTEDNATESNASQSLLNSAEQIDIPLSVDTTETQKEEIPSTSTGAGTSEQSNSSDKSASLSPEMVSEGVCEISVKQFYKKPEFLENNLGIEDDPKLGEIVQNVAERMDETVDQRSLSNDSIKEGELVFEDEDEEVESIGTIKNDHEEDDDANSVSTGFISPLLVEEEEEENEEQTFLNGEENFEETSVSEDVLPEEEDKQTLEPEKSKIEETEVEEIKMKESNSEEIAPAEIEAKVIISEDKLPEVLNAEDTGSQDIKTLECKAKDMDCVETETKDIETENISKSQVEPLCSMAVEEEKTKICDKSDIIKDEKSIEVKITVDESKPELPKQEQKLDEKMEVEELKNVEVDELKNVEVDELKNVEVNEPKSDLNENEETKIPIYQEENKENMELLGEAVKPEECQEDSTKMVVENESSPEEQEESPSDSSKNSSPTKTELVESSGEATTSSTTSPQSSKSSGVPRTPENDEKLRQKERHLKTLGLLTHKAADEAIMAKQKRRKFLHNLSNNSSSRKNAVNASSNSGNSTAGNGQNKSSQEYTGTLKTIIKINRQSGGGNGSVSEPKKGKNGDSNSNKASTSGYNNRRQSLKMTFQKGRGRPANTEKCGENPSNTSGEESYYTIQNEAGGATTSTAAAAPPPANENPAAVPATSNQGRKSYNRSNTLNTTDPTPQTDHQENPTTSKKDEKEEILIPEKASSFKFHPGRLCQDQCYYCSGKFGLYDTPCHVGQIKSVERQQKILSNEEKLTVDNCLCDACFRHVDRRANVPSYKKRLSVPGRIETTPSTSSTTSAATTTSSAAPMTDNPPEQAKAQQLPSNCSAAHVCAVPDCGKKAAHSLRRKSIRKSIKKSLLNFDMSATGTYLYLCDKHYEAVMQSTGCVLCKRRLGKNNMYHITTDTDRLEKALADMGIPVTMGQCTAVCKLCRYFANLLMKPPEHGKVQKIEFVKNYRKRLLQFYNIHDKKDTSQDEDKDTDKEKSAKKQKTCSTAVNQEEPIETIELPPSPTHSTGSSVEMISDGGLFSGDESSTAKKPSASASNSASNQMVLDNDVLVDYDVPMISDTSSTGSSNSTSPSPQKSSKQAKDQQSKLKAILQSVGTSLEDRNDISTALRSNPNISMRELFPGEEDLGLQFKAPFGGRSSQRTPEGWTRINTFLQYDEPTRRLWEDLQKPYGNQSSFLRHLILLEKYYRNGDLILSSNASSNATVYTQTVRNRLTSFDSRSSSPSSAKEHESRPRSLSVDKIQRQLSSNSVTIIARPKDQPKEPEIAKQKDSNPSAPLTVSASSVPNSRSILKANLGVPKGNSSIEIVSLNSTPSSQSNSPQSPNRSGSTTPNEGTMLTKQQKILAAANKLMSNKRDASPTHKKPSFNTTPPELISLNKRPAPPASSLQQQMKRPLLPKPMKPLPPNVVVLPETLTAQERLESKSWRPTLLPVTTSHHINNQQGPLYQTADGRRLPALVQVQSGGRPFLISIHDYNRMCILRREKLMRDQMLKGSKGKLKGPIFPPATCPPNTNIGKQPESNPALMSFNKTMQAVTAAENAAKKQRLLLGKSTTVYAPIAPKPIQTSTTTTALASATITSQTQSQSLVKPTGVSVKPISLLSSTPPTNLSLHQSLTGQALPLLKPSNTATLTGVPTNSWLWNNFPDPNQMLINGKSTATTTSTSKGPQATFTAMKQQSLLLDNSLMSKIPKSLTVIPQHKLMPAHPQTGHNISGGSITKSKE; from the exons ATGTCCGCTCGAAAACCATTGGCAAGGATGGAATCGTCTATTACAACAGAATCCTCTGAAAAGGAACAGTCAACTACAGATACTCCTTTGGATGCCGaaacaaaagtaaaaacttCTACCACAGAAAATGGTGGAAAATCAGAAATTGATATAAAATGTGAAATGAAAGAAATAGTAATTAAACAAGAAAAACCAGATGTCGATGAAGTAAAGAGAGTTACTCGTAATTCTCCAACTGTTCAAACTGCATCGCCCTTCAAAAAGAACCCCAGTGACTCACAGGAACAAGATTCAGCAACTGAATCCATTAAAAATGAACCAGATGAAGCAACgaaggaaaaaaaagataaacctaTCACATCACGTGGGCGACCAAGTAAATCGTCAAGCCCATCAATAGCCCCAACAAATAGGTTGACAAGAAAGTCAGCGATGAAAGACTGGGCAGCAAATACCAGATTAACTCGGGCCAGACGAGTAAGTGCTGGAATAACACCAAGACCAGAAACACCTCCCAGAAAAAAGAACGTTAGTAAAAAACAACAAGTTGAGCCGGCTGCCAAGAGAAAGCGTTCTATTTCTCCGAAAAACCACTCTGAGGAACCAGAAGCCAAGATAATTAAAACAGAAGTTCCAGAATTTGATTTAGATTCAATAACTATTAAGCAAGAGTTTTTGGAGAGCAGCGAAGAGATGACTTCGGATGTTGCTTCTGACATTACGGACATGTTTCCAGCAGAACCTTCAACAAGGATCTCGCTTCGGGCGAGAAAAACTACCATGTGCTATTCCCCAACAACCAGAGTTACCCGAAAAGACAAAACAGATACCAGGAAGAAAAGACAAAGTCGGGTTCGCCCAGATGAAGACAGCAAAGATTCTATGGCGTCCTCGACTATCGAAGATGATGCCACCGAGGCTACAAGTAGTATTGGAGACATAAGTTCTCTTTCTTCAAAAACAGATGCGGTAGCAAATGGCACAGAAAATCTAACCGATATATTACTGAACACTTCCAACCAAATACCTGCCGCGGTGGATGATGCTAAAACTACAGAAATGCAAACAGATAGCAATGAACCCACTAGTTCGGACCAAAATGTGGAAGAAACACAATCAACTGGTACAGAAGATAACGCCACTGAATCAAACGCTTCACAATCTCTATTAAACTCTGCAGAACAAATTGATATTCCACTTAGTGTGGACACCACAGAAACACAAAAAGAAGAGATACCTAGCACAAGTACTGGCGCTGGAACTTCAGAGCAATCAAATTCCTCTGACAAATCGGCTTCTCTTAGTCCTGAAATGGTGAGCGAAGGTGTCTGCGAAATCAGTGTAAAACAGTTTTACAAAAAGCccgaatttttggaaaataatctGGGCATTGAAGATGACCCAAAGTTGGGGGAAATTGTTCAAAATGTAGCCGAACGAATGGACGAAACCGTTGATCAAAGAAGTTTATCCAATGATTCCATTAAAGAAGGCGAACTTGTGTTCGAAGATGAAGACGAAGAAGTTGAGAGCATTGGAACGATAAAAAATGATCATGAAGAAGACGATGATGCAAATAGCGTTAGCACTGGTTTTATTTCTCCTCTGCTTGTCGAAGAGGAGGAGGAAGAAAATGAAGAACAAACTTTTCTTAATGGAGAAGAAAACTTTGAGGAAACATCTGTGTCTGAAGACGTTTTACCTGAAGAAGAAGATAAACAAACTTTAGAAcctgaaaaatcaaaaattgaagAGACCGAAGTTGAAGAAATCAAAATGAAAGAATCAAATTCAGAAGAGATTGCACCTGCAGAAATCGAAGCTAAGGTAATAATTTCCGAGGACAAGTTACCTGAAGTATTAAATGCTGAAGATACAGGTTCTCAGGACATTAAAACTTTAGAATGTAAAGCTAAGGATATGGACTGTGTGGAGACGGAAACTAAAGATATTGAAACTGAAAATATCTCGAAGTCTCAAGTAGAGCCCCTATGCAGTATGGCTGTGGAAGAAGAAAAGACCAAAATATGTGATAAGAGTGATATAATAAAAGATGAAAAATCGATAGAAGTTAAAATAACAGTTGATGAAAGTAAACCAGAACTTCCAAAGCAGGAGCAAAAACTTgatgaaaaaatggaagttgAGGAACTTAAAAATGTCGAAGTTGATGAActtaaaaatgttgaagttgATGAACTTAAAAATGTTGAAGTAAATGAACCTAAAAGTGATTTAAACGAGAACGAAGAAACCAAAATTCCAATTTACcaagaagaaaataaagaaaacatggAGTTGTTAGGTGAAGCTGTTAAACCAGAAGAATGCCAGGAAGATTCAACCAAAATGGTAGTTGAAAACGAAAGTTCGCCAGAAGAACAAGAAGAATCTCCTTCGgattcttcaaaaaattcatcCCCAACAAAAACCGAATTAGTTGAATCCTCTGGAGAAGCCACAACATCTTCGACTACATCACCACAATCATCCAAATCATCGGGTGTTCCACGTACACCAGAGAATGATGAAAAACTTCGACAAAAAGAACGGCATTTAAAAACCCTTGGTCTATTAACCCACAAGGCTGCCGATGAAGCAATTATGGCCAAGCAAAAACGACGCAAATTTCTTCACAATCTAAGCAACAATAGTAGCTCGAGGAAGAATGCAGTAAATGCCTCATCCAACTCAGGCAACTCGACGGCAGGTAACGGTCAAAACAAATCCTCTCAAGAGTACACGGGCACACTCAAgacaataattaaaattaaccgTCAATCAGGTGGTGGCAATGGTAGTGTCAGTGAACCGAAGAAGGGTAAAAATGGTGATTCTAACTCGAATAAGGCTAGTACATCGGGGTATAATAATCGTCGTCAATCTTTAAAAATGACATTCCAAAAGGGGCGTGGTCGACCTGCGAACACAGAGAAATGTGGAGAAAATCCATCTAACACATCCGGAGAGGAGTCATATTATACAATTCAAAACGAG GCTGGAGGGGCAACAACATCAACCGCAGCAGCAGCACCACCACCTGCCAATGAAAACCCAGCTGCTGTACCAGCTACATCGAATCAAGGAAGGAAGTCATACAATAGGTCAAACACATTGAATACAACTG ATCCAACGCCACAAACCGACCACCAAGAAAATCCAACAACAAGCAAAAAGGATGAAAAAGAAGAGATTCTCATTCCGGAAAAAGCCTCTTCTTTCAAGTTTCATCCAGGGCGGCTGTGCCAAGATCAGTGCTATTATTGCAGTGGCAAGTTTGGACTTTACGATACTCCTTGCCATGTTGGACAAATTAAATCGGTGGAGCGGCAACAGAAAATTCTTTCCA ATGAAGAAAAGCTTACAGTGGACAACTGCCTTTGCGACGCTTGTTTCCGTCACGTAGATCGTCGCGCAAATGTTCCTTCGTATAAGAAGCGTCTATCGGTACCAGGACGCATTGAGACCAcaccatcaacatcatcaacaacTAGCGCAGCGACAACTACCAGTTCTGCTGCACCTATGACAGACAATCCTCCAGAGCAAGCGAAAGCTCAGCAGCTGCCATCAAACTGCTCTGCTGCACACGTTTGTGCGGTACCTGATTGTGGGAAGAAAGCGGCTCACTCGCTGCGTCGTAAGAGTATAAGGAAGagcataaaaaaatctttattgaaCTTCGATATGTCGGCGACCGGAACTTACTTATACTTATGTGATAAGCACTATGAAGCTGTTATGCAAAGCACTGGATGTGTGTTATGCAAACGTCGTCTGGGCAAGAATAATATGTATCACATAACAACG gaCACTGATCGACTTGAAAAAGCCCTTGCAGACATGGGAATACCAGTGACAATGGGTCAATGTACAGCTGTCTGTAAATTATGCCGATACTTTGCAAACTTGTTAATGAAACCACCTGAACACGGAAAGGTTCAAAAGATCGAGTTTGTTAAAAACTATCGTAAAAG ACTTCTCCAATTCTACAACATTCACGATAAAAAGGACACTTCGCAAGATGAAGACAAAGACACAGATAAAGAGAAATCAGcgaagaaacaaaaaacctgCTCGACGGCTGTAAATCAAGAGGAACCAATAGAAACAATCGAGTTGCCTCCatcaccaacacattcaacagGTTCATCAGTAGAAATGATAAGCGATGGAGGTCTTTTTAGTGGCGATGAAAGTTCAACAGCAAAAAAACCTTCTGCTTCGGCATCAAATTCAGCTAGCAATCAAATGGTATTGGATAATGATGTCTTAGTAGACTATGATGTACCAATGATATCAGATACATCCTCAACTGGATCCTCAAATTCGACATCTCCTTCGCCACAGAAAAGCAGCAAGCAAGCTAAAGACCAACAATCTAAGCTCAAGGCTATTTTGCAAAGCGTTGGGACATCGTTGGAAGACAGAAATGACATCTCAACTGCCCTGCGCTCTAATCCAAACATATCAATGCGAGAACTGTTCCCCGGAGAGGAAGACCTCGGTCTACAATTCAAAGCACCCTTTGGGGGAAGATCCTCACAGAGGACACCTGAAGGTTGGACACGTATCAACACATTCCTGCAATACGATGAGCCAACTCGACGCCTGTGGGAAGATCTGCAAAAACCCTATGGCAATCAGTCAAGTTTTTTGCGGCATCTTATTCTTCTGGAGAAATATTATCGCAATGGTGATTTGATTTTATCATCAAATGCTAGCTCCAATGCAACCGTATACACTCAAACGGTACGAAATCGTCTAACCTCATTCGATAGTCGCAGTAGTTCTCCATCATCAGCAAAAGAACATGAAAGTCGACCGCGAAGTTTGTCAGTTGATAAAATTCAAAGGCAACTTAGCTCGAACTCGGTAACTATCATTGCCCGCCCAAAGGATCAACCGAAGGAACCTGAAATAGCCAAACAAAAGGATTCAAACCCCAGTGCTCCTTTAACTGTTTCTGCCTCATCTGTACCGAACAGTCGAAGTATTCTTAAGGCAAATCTAGGTGTACCAAAAGGAAACAGTTCTATTGAGATTGTTTCATTGAATTCCACACCAAGCTCCCAATCCAATTCACCTCAATCACCTAATCGGTCGGGCTCAACCACACCGAACGAAGGAACTATGTTGACAAAGCAGCAAAAGATTCTGGCAGCTGCCAACAAACTAATGAGTAACAAACGTGATGCTTCTCCCACTCACAAAAAGCCATCGTTTAACACAACTCCACCAGAGTTAATAAGCTTAAATAAGCGACCTGCACCTCCTGCTTCCAGCTTACAACAACAAATGAAGCGACCACTGCTGCCAAAACCAATGAAACCGCTTCCACCAAATGTGGTGGTTCTACCAGAGACTCTTACAGCTCAGGAGAGACTCGAAAGCAAAAGTTGGCGACCAACACTCTTGCCTGTCACAACTTCACATCATATAAACAACCAGCAGGGTCCGCTTTATCAGACTGCAGATGGAAGGCGTTTGCCTGCCCTCGTACAAGTGCAATCTGGCGGAAGACCTTTCTTAATTTCGATTCATGACTACAATCGAATGTGCATTTTGCGAAGAGAGAAACTAATGCGTGATCAAATGCTCAAAGGAAGTAAAGGCAAACTCAAGGGACCCATCTTTCCGCCGGCAACTTGTCCGCCGAATACCAATATCGGAAAACAACCAGAATCAAATCCTGCCTTGATGTCGTTCAACAAGACAATGCAAGCTGTGACTGCAGCTGAAAATGCAGCAAAAAAACAACGCCTTCTGTTAGGCAAATCGACAACAGTTTACGCCCCCATCGCCCCTAAACCCATACAAACTTCAACCACAACAACCGCATTGGCGAGTGCTACGATCACATCACAAACACAATCTCAATCGCTTGTAAAACCCACAGGCGTCAGTGTGAAGCCAATAAGTTTACTCTCCTCCACTCCACCAACTAATTTATCGCTTCATCAAAGTTTAACGGGACAAGCTCTGCCACTTTTAAAACCCAGCAATACGGCCACACTAACTGGAGTTCCTACAAATTCCTGGTTGTGGAACAACTTCCCCGACCCAAATCAAATGCTGATTAATGGAAaatcaacagcaacaacaacatcaacctCGAAGGGACCACAAGCAACATTCACAGCAATGAAACAGCAATCGCTATTGTTGGACAATAGCCTGATGTCTAAAATACCGAAATCGTTAACGGTTATACCGCAACATAAACTAATGCCAGCACATCCACAAACTGGACATAATATATCTGGCggaagtatcacaaaatcaaaagaatga